One Littorina saxatilis isolate snail1 linkage group LG14, US_GU_Lsax_2.0, whole genome shotgun sequence genomic region harbors:
- the LOC138947394 gene encoding uncharacterized protein, whose product MPGVHFLAASLSVLVAFTLAATLPPPTAGSVETDIKVISRQLISDVRAFASEAKKGMPVKSISKKALEIQSYASCLQSLSGEVSECETNLVIRMAATGIGSHEVLTLLLADDTLGVLNGRLSLSMAFLERAAQQMEDELSLSTNVGPHAAAFVFGANATSSIAGTADEVITPGISATNNIDDDKKTVVRRQSPVKTLSKLYHKNFDLGKGFGVGAKDGLNWRSNNGRTSLALKPTYKGGLGVKANFDFKSSNGRSRFNVNPYYNPKDGPGVNFKWTYKLGRG is encoded by the exons ATGCCAGGAGTTCACTTTCTAGCTGCCTCTCTGTCGGTACTTGTGGCCTTCACCTTGGCTGCAACCTTGCCG CCTCCGACAGCTGGTTCCGTTGAAACTGACATCAAGGTGATATCGAGACAGCTGATCAGCGATGTCCGTGCGTTTGCTAGTGAGGCTAAAAAAG GGATGCCGGTGAAGTCCATCTCCAAGAAAGCCTTGGAAATCCAGTCTTATGCTTCTTGCCTACAATCGCTTTCCGGTGAAG TGTCAGAATGTGAGACAAACTTAGTGATCAGGATGGCAGCTACCGGAATAGGGAGCCATGAAGTTCTAACTCTTTTGCTTGCTGATG ATACACTTGGAGTTTTAAATGGACGACTTTCACTGTCAATGGCATTTCTTGAACGCGCTGCGCAGCAAATGGAAG acgaactctctctctcgactAATGTGGGGCCCCATGCAGCGGCATTTGTCTTTGGGGCAAACGCTACATCTTCTATCGCCGGGACTGCTG ACGAAGTCATCACACCAGGAATCTCGGCGACCAACAACATCGACGACGATAAAAAGACCGTTGTTCGCCGACAATCGCCCGTTAAGACCCTTAGCAAGTTATATCACAAGAACTTCGATCTGGGCAAAGGATTTGGTGTCGGAGCTAAGGACGGTCTGAACTGGCGCAGCAACAATGGACGTACTTCCCTTGCTTTGAAACCTACTTACAAGGGCGGTCTGGGCGTGAAGGCAAACTTTGACTTTAAGAGTAGTAACGGGCGTAGCCGTTTTAATGTCAATCCGTATTATAATCCGAAGGATGGTCCCGGTGTGAATTTTAAATGGACATACAAGTTAGGCAGAGGTTGA